The genomic DNA AGAGCGCGGACAGCAGGGACACCATCCACAGCTGCACCGCCACGAGCGCCACCACGTCCTTCTTGGGCGCCAGCCGCTCGGTGAACAGGATGTGGAAGGCGTACGCCAACGCGCCCCCGAGCGTCAGTCCGTCCCCGGACGTCAGGCCCATGCCCAGGTCCGCCCCCGAGAGCGTGTACAAGCCCATCAACGCCATCCCCGCCCCCAACCACAGGGTGAAGGGAGGCCGGCGGCGGAAGAGCGCCCAGCCGAGCAGGGGCACCAGCACCACGTACAGGCCGGTGATGAAGGCCGAGCGCGAGGGCGGCGTGGACACCAGGCCCCACGTCTGGAACGCGAAGCCCAGGAAGAGGAACACCCCCAACAGCCCTCCGCGCAGCAGCGTCCGGCGGGAGAGCATGCGCCGCCGGGCCATGGCCGTGAGCGTCATCGCGCCGAGGCAGAAGCGCAGCGCGAGGAAGGAGAACGGATCCCCATGCCCGAGCGCGTCCTTCACCATCACGAAGGTGCCTCCCCAGAGCGCCGTCACCAGCAGCATCATCCCGTCCGCCTGGAGGCGTTCGGAGGCTGGGGAAACCGGGGACTCGAGGGGGACAGTGGCACTCATGGTCACCCCCAAGATGGCATAGACGCCCAGCGGCATCACCCCCGCGAGCCATTTGGACCTACCCTCCTGGCCGATGCAATGACCCGCCCCTTGTCGGCGTCATGGGAATCGCTCATGAGGAGGCGCAACGAAGCGCGCGGGCACCGGGCCCGGGAGGAAGCATGAACACGACGTCCGAGAGCCCCATGGCCCCCCAGAAGAGCTGGTGGGGCCGCAACTGGCCCTGGGTGATTCCCGTGGGGTGTCTGGGCCTGCTGCTGTCCTGCGGATGCCTGGGTGCCCTCTTCGCGGGCCTCGCCCTCAAGAGCTTCAGCGACACCCCCGTCTTCACGGAGTCGGTGGCCCGCGCGAAGCAATCCCCCGAGGTGCGCGAGGCGCTCGGAGAGCCCATCGAGACGAGCTGGCTCGGGCAGCAGATGAACATCAAGACCCACAACGACGAGGGACTGGCCCAGCTCACCATCCCCCTCAAGGGTCCCCGGGGCGAGGGCCTGCTGCGCGTCAAGGCCACCAAGACCGACGGCACCTGGCGCTTCCAGACCCTCCGGGTGGACGTGCCCGACCATGCCCCCATCGATCTGCTCGACACGCCCTCCGACGAGCCGCCGGAATTGTCCGAGCCCCCCTCCTCCCGCCCGGACCTGCCCCAGGTGGAGCCCCTGCCCGAGGAGGACGAGGAGCCCCCCGCCCCGTCCGAGCAGGAGATCGACCTGTAGCCGTCTCCCCCGCAACGCCGAAGGGGCGGCGCGGGGGAGTCCTCCCCGCCACCGCCCCTCCAGGAGCGCTTCGAGACCGGGCGGAACTAAGTAGGTGACCAAAAGTTCCCGACAGAATAACGCGGAGGACCTACGCTGAGCCGATGCGCAAGGCACTGGCCCCCGCCCAGCGGGGGCTGACCGGGTATGACCGCGCTCGACTCCGGCGAGCGCTTGGGCACGCCGAGGATGTACGCGTGTTCCAGCGTGCGCAAGCGCTGCTGCTGGTAGCTGAGGGCCACACGCTGGCCCAGGCGGCGCACGTCACGGGGTTGAGCCGACCGACGGTGTACTTCTGGCTCAAACGCTACGTGCAACAGCGGCGCGTCGAAGCACTGCACGACGGACCTCGCCGCGGACGGCCACCGGCCGCCGACTGCATCGGCCCGGAGCAGATACTCCTCGAACTCAGCAGTCCCCCCTCGGACTGGGGCTATAGCACCCACACCTGGACGGTGGCGCTGCTGGCCGGGCACCTGGAGCGGCGCTACGGCTGCCCCATCAATCCCCGCACCCTGCGCCGCCGCATGAAGGCCATGGGCCTGCGCTGGAAACGTCCGCGCTACGTCTTCTCGGAGAAGGCGCCCCACCTGCCCCAAAAAAAGGAGCGCTTGTCCGTCGGCTGAGACGGTTGCCCGAGAGCGCGGTGTTCCTCTTCGAGGACGAGACCTTCCTGCGTCAGTTTCCGCCGCTACGCGCGGCGTGGGCTCCCCGAGGGGAGCAGGCCCGCGTGCCCATCACCGGGCAGAACGCGAAGCGTGTCCTCTTCGGTGCGCTCAATCCGCTCACCGGCCACCGTGTCGTTCTCCAGCGCCCCTCTCTGCGTCAGGAGGACTTCCAGGCCTTCCTTCGGCTGTTGCGAGCGCACTATCCCGGGCGCCCCCTCTTCCTGCTGCTGGACAAGGCTGGCTGCCACACCGCCGCACGTACTCTGCAACTGACTGCGCGCCTGGACATCCACCTGCTGTGGTTACCCAAGCAGTGGTCGGAACTCAACGCCATGGACCACCTGTGGCGCGGCCTCAAGCAGCACGTCGCGTCCAACCGCCAATACCCCACCGTTGACGCACAGGCCCAGGACGCCGAAGACTGGGTGCTGGACCTGTCGCCTCGGCAGGCTCTACGCAAGGCAGGAGTCCTCTCCCGCCGCTTCTGGCTCCGTTCCTTTTTGTAAAGGAACTTTTGGCTACCTACTTAGCCCTTGATCTTGGCCACCGCCTCGCGCAGCGCGGGCAGGACCTTGAAGAGGTCATCCACCAAGCCGTAGTCCGCCACCTGGAAGATGGGGGCCTCGGCGTCCTTGTTGATGGCGACGATCGTCTTGGAGCTCTTCATGCCCGCCAGGTGCTGGATGGCGCCGGAGATGCCCGCGGCGATGTAGAGCTGCGGCGCGACGACCTTGCCCGTCTGACCCACCTGCAGATCGTTGGGCACCCAGCCGGCGTCACACACCGCGCGCGAGGCACCCACCGCGCCGTTGAGCAGGTCGGCCAGGGCCTCGATCTCCTTGAAGTCGCCCTTGGTGCCGCGGCCTCCGGAGACGACCACGCGCGCCTCGGTGAGCTCCGGCCGCGCGCTCTTGACCTCGTTGAAGCTCACGAACTTCGTCTTGCCGCTCTCCACCTTGGGCGAGAACGTCTTGTGCTCGGCGGCGCCCTGGCCCGTGGCGGCGGCCGGGAACTCGGTGGGGCGCAGCGTGAAGACCTTCACCGGGGTGGACAGCTTCACCTCGGCGAAGACGTTGCCCGCCCACATGGGCCGGTGGAAGGTGATGTCCGCGCCCGCGCCACCAAAGCCCATCACGTCCGTGGCCATGGCGGCCTTCAGCCGGGCGGCGACGCGCGGCAGCAAGTCCTTGCCCTGGGCGGTGGACGCCATGCCCACGTAGGAGGCGTTGAGGCTCGTGGCGAGCTCCGCGATGGCCGGGGCGTACGTCTCGGCCAGGTAGTGCTCGAACTCGCCCGCGGCGGCGGTGTGCACCACCTTGGCGCCCAGGCCCTTGAGCTCCTCGGCGACCTTCGAGGGATCCTTGGACAGCAGCACCAGGTGCAGCTCGGCGCCGGCCTTGTCCGCGAGCTGCTTACCGGCGCTCACGGCGTTGAGGGTGGCCTTGCGCAGGTGTCCGTCCGGCTGCTGCTCCGCGACGATGAGAACGATCGACATGTTCAGCTCCAATTCCGTGTGTCGAAGAAGGTTGGGGACCGCGCCCAGGTCAGAGGGCCTTGGCCTCGTTGCGCAGCTTGTCCACCAGGGTCGCCACGTCCGGCACCTTGATGCCCGCCTTGCGCGCCGGGGGCGACGCCAGCTTGAGCACCTGGATCTTCGGGGCCACGTCCGCGCCCAGCTTCTCCGGCGTCAGCTCCTCGATGGGCTTGCTCTTGGCCTTCATGATGCCCGGCAGGCTCGCGTAGCGCGGCAGGTTCAGGCGCAGGTCCGTGGTGACGATCGCCGGCAGCGTGCACTCCACCGTGGCCAGGCCGTTGTCCACCTCGCGCACCACGCGCACCGACTTGCCATCCGCCGCCACGTGCAGCGCGGGCGTCTTGCTCTTCTCCTGCTCGCTCTCCAGCGACTCCACCTTGGAGGCGAACGTGGCCTGGCCCCAGCCCAGGTACTCGGCCAGATACTGGCCCACCTGGTTCTGGTCGTCGTCGATGGACTGCTTGCCGAGGATGACCAGGTCCGGCTTCTCCTTGTCCGCCACCTTCTGCAGCAGCGCCGCCACGCCCATCTGATCCAACGCGCCCGCGTGGTTCACCCACACCGCGCGGGTGGCGCCCATGGCCAGCGCGTGCCGCAGCTGCTCCTGGACCTCCTTGCCGCCGATGGAGACGACCACCACCTCGCCGCCATGCTTGGCCACGAGACGCAGGGCCTCCTCCACTCCGATCTCATCGAAGGGGTTGATCTTGTACTTCAACCCCTCCTTCACGATGTCCGAGCCATCCGGCTTCACCTTGATCTTGGACTCGGGGTCTTCCACGCGCTTGGCGGTGACGAGGATCTTCACGGTCGTTCTTCTCCTTCGAAGAGCGGGTATCTCCCGCGCCGCGCCCTGGTGGATGACGCGATGCATTGAGAGATAATCGGGGGCATTGATTTTCGCATCAACGCCCCCACCCGGCAACGAAGAAGCTCGCCGGAAGTGTAGGATTTCTTATTTGAACAGCTCCTTGGCGATGACCAGGCGCTGCACCTGACTGGTGCCCTCGTAGATCTGGATGAGCTTGGCGTCGCGCATGAGCTTCTCCACCGGGTATTCCTTGATGTAGCCGTAACCGCCGTAGACCTGGACGGCGTCGGTGGCGACCTTCATGGCCATGTCCGCCGCGAAGCACTTGGCGTAGGAGGACAGGAGGGTGTTCTTCTGACCCTCGTCCAGGAGCCAGGCGCTCTGGTGGCACAGCAGCCGCGCGGCGTGGGTGTTCATGGCCATGTCGGCGAGCATGAACTGGATGGCCTGGTGTTCACGAATGGGCTTGCCGAACGTCTTGCGCTGAGCGGAGTACTCCAGGGAGTACTCGAGGGCCGCGCGGGCGATGCCCACGGACATGATGGCGGTGATGGGACGGCTGTTATCGAGCGTCTCCATGGCGATGCGGAAGCCCTCGCCCTCCTCGCCGATGCGGTTGGCCACCGGCACGCGCACGTCCTCGAAGGTGAGGGCGACGGTGTCGCTCGCGCGCTGGCCCATCTTGTTCTCGTGCTTGCCCGCGGTGAGGCCCTTGGGACGGCCCTCCACCACGAAGCAGGTGATGCCCTTATGCTTCTTGGCCTTGTCCACCGTGGCGAACACCGTGTACTGGTCCGCGTGGCCTCCGTTGGTGATGAAGCACTTGGAGCCATTGAGCACGTAGTGGTCGCCATCGCGCACGGCGGTGGTGCCCATGTTGGCCACGTCCGAGCCCGCCTCCGGCTCGGTGAGGCAGAAGGCCGCGAGCTTGAACTCCTGCGTGAAGGGGGTGAGCAGGCGCTTCTTCTGCTCCTCGCTGGCGCCCACCACGATGGGCAGGTTGGCCAGGTCGTTGGCCGTGATGGAGGTGGCCATGCCCGAGCACCCCCAGGCCAGCTCCTCGTAGGCCAGGAGCTGATCGAGGTGGGACAGCCCGAGGCCGCCACACGACTCGGGCAGGTTCATGTTGAGCAGGCCATTCTCCCAGGCCGAGGCGATGATGGCCCGGGGGAACTCCGAGGTCTCGTCGTGGTGGGCCGCCTTGGGGCGCATCACCTCGCGGGCGAACTTGCGCGCCATGTCCTGCAGGGCGCGCTGGGAGTCGGAGAGCTGGAAATCCATGGGGTCACCTCGAGGGGGTAGAGGGCAGGAGCCCGCTCGCACCCGGCATCATTGCCGGAGCCACGGCCTCCCAAGCCCTTAACCCCTATGAGGACCAGTGTCCCCGGGGGGCCGTCAAGCCCCTTCGCGCACGAGCAACCAGGCTAGGGCCCGGTGAACAGGGGCACGCCGCTCAGATAGGTCATCAGGTTGAAGAACCGCGGCGGCCACTGCTCCCCCGCGTCGGCGGGCGCCTTGGAGGAGTCGTAGACGACTTCGCCGCCGCGCCCCAGGCTCAGACGGATCACGGAATCCCGCTGCGATTTCCCTGGCGAGGCCGCCGGGTAGTAGATGTTGCCGGACGCATCCTGGACCCAGTACGTGAAGTTGGCGGCATCCCATTTGGCCGTCGGGTCCTTATCGGTGTCCGGGTACTCGCCGACCCTGGAGTAGGAACCCGTGAGGCTGACACGCCACAGCTGCCGGCTGACCCCGTTCATGTAGATCATGTCGAAGCCCCCGCCCCGCGCCCGCGCGGTCTCGAGCACCATGAAGTCGGTCTTGGGATTGGCGTCGGAGTGCATGTTCCTCGCCGTCTTGGCGCTGTCGAAGAGCGTCAGCCGATGCGTGGACTGATTGAAGGTGAGCTTGTTGGCGCCCGACACCGCCAGGAGCCGGTAGTTCGCGGGGATCACCTCGGTACCGGACTTGTTGTAGTAGGGACCCGTGGCGCCACACTTGTAGTACAGCTCGCTGCTCTGCGGCAGGCCGTGGACGTCCGTCACCTCCCCCATGCACTTGGGCGTGGAAAGCAGGACGTCGTTCTTCTCGAACGCCCCCGGATAGACGGGCTTGCCCCCGGAGTCCTGGGTGAAGGCGTCTGCATGGGCCTCGTACACGTTGCCATCCAGGACGTAGACGAGCCGACCATCACCGCGCAGTTTGATCACGCTGGCGTCGTGGGGCAGTCCCGCGAACAGCCGCATGGGCTGCACCACCGGAGAGACAGCCGGGCGCGTGATGTCATTGCCGCTCAGCACGCCGTGCAGGTAGACGTCACTGGTGCTGAGCAGATCGAGCATCTCGACGACGTTCGGATCGGCGGACGGAGGCGGAGGAGGTGGGGGCTTCGAGCCCTTGCTCTCCTGGATCTTCTTGCCCTCCGGTCCCACGTAGACCGTGACCGAGCCGGAGGTGTCCCGCCACTTGATGGAGATCTTCGCGAGGCCCTTCGCGCAGTCAGGGTAGCGCGCCTGAGCGCACGAGAACGGTACGGTGACCGAACCGTCCTCGAGCGTCACCAGGGTGTTGTTGCTCTGGTCGCCGAACTCGCCCAGCTTGGTGGTGACCCGCGCCACCCCCGTGCCCTTCTCGCCCGACTCGTCCACCACGATGAAGGTGATGTTGGTGGCACCGCCCTCGGCATTGATCCACGCCTCGGACAGCGCGGCCGTGATCTTCGGCTTGCCGGGCTCGCCACACGCCACACCCAGCGCTCCGATCAGCAGCGCCCCCGCGAAGAAGAACCCCCCTTTGCGCATCATGCTCACCGCATCTCCTGAGAGAAAAAGACGCGCGCAGTGTCTCGGTAAAGGGGGTGTGCTTGTCAACCCAAGGACCGCGCATGAAACGAGCCCTGGAAGTCCCGCGTTTCGCTTGGACTCGCGGGGATGAGAGGGATTTCGGGCTTCTCTTCCTCCTCCAAGCAGGAAGGACACCGGATTGACGCCACCCGCACCGGCTCGGTACTCACGCGTCCCGACTCATCCCCACGAGACTTGCCATGCACCCAAATTGGAAGTTCGCCGTCCTTCCCCTGATGCTCGGAGCCGCACTGCTCGCCTGTGCTGGCTCGGATGACGAGAAGGGCTCACTCGAAGTCACGGTGAGCCAGACGCGGCTGAATGGCGAGGGACAAAGCACGGACCTCTACATCACGGCCATCGATGAGACGGGAAAGGCGGGAACCGGCACCGTCACGCTCACCACCAAGACGGGGGATTTGTCGGCCGCGGGCGGACTCGAGGCGAAAGTCGATCTACAGGAAGGCAAGGCCAGCACGAGCTACTCCTGCACCCGCGCGCCTGGCAATGCCGATGCCGGCGTGCCCGCCAAGGAATGCAAGGGCACCGTGAGCATCCGGGCGGAGTGGAACGGTGTGAAGGACTCCGTCGGCGTCACCTTCCCCAAACTGGACGCGGGCACGCCCGGCGGCGACGGCGGAACCGACGCCGGCCTCTGAGCGCCCCGTCCGGGCGGCCACCGTGCGTCACGACGGACGGTGGCCCCTCGCTGGCTACGGCTTGGCCGCCTTGGGGACCTTCTCCCAGTCCGCCAGGAACTTGGCGATGCCCGCGTCGGTGAGCGGGTGCTGAGCCAGCTGCTTGATGACGCTGAAGGGCAGCGTGGCCACGTCCGCGCCCATGCGCGCCGCCTGCAGCACGTGCACGGGGTTGCGCACGCTCGCCACCAGCACCTGCGTCTGGAAGTCGTAGTTCTGGTAGATCTCGATGATGTGGGCGATGAGTTCCATGCCATCCTGCGAGATGTCATCCAGGCGGCCCACGAAGGGCGAGATGTACGTCGCACCCGCCTTGGCCGCGAGCAGCGCCTGGTTGGCGGAGAAGCACAGCGTGACGTTGGTCTTGATGCCCTCGGCGGTGAGCGTCTTGACGGCCTTCATTCCCTCCACGCCCATGGGCACCTTCACCACCACGTTCGAGTGGATCTTCGCCAGGCCCCGGCCTTCCTTGACCAGCTCGTCCGCCTTCTCCGAGACACACTCGGCGCTCACCGGGCCATCCACGATGGAACAGATTTCCCGGATGGTCTCCTCCAGCCCGCGGCCCGCCTTGGCCAGCAACGACGGGTTGGTGGTGACGCCGTCCACGCAGCCCATGTCGTAAGCCGTGCGGATTTCCTTGATGTCAGCGGTATCGATGAAGAACTTCATGTCGTCCCCTCTCCAGGTTCAAGTCGTCGGGCGGTGAGGCCCACAGTGGCGTAACCCTCCGGCCAGGCCCTGCACTCCCGTCTGCCCGCCGGACGAGGAGGCCCGTAGTCCATGCCTCCTGGTGCGTCAAGCTGGCAGGCCCGCTCTGTCCAGAGGTACAAAGCCTCCCGACCATGGCCCGAGTCACCCGAAGCACCGCCCGGAAGCCGCGCCTTCGCGCCCTCCCCCCTCAGGATGCGCCCGCGCCCGCCGCGTTGCAGGCCTCCGCCGAACGCGAGGCCACGCTCGCCTACGCGCGCGGTGTGCTGGAAGCGGAGGCCCAGGCCATCCTCGGGTTGATGGGACGGCTGGACACGCCCTTCCTGCGCGCGCTGGAGCTGGTGCGCGACTGCGCGGGCCAGACGGTGGTGACGGGGATCGGCAAGGCCGGGCTCATCGGCCAGAAGCTGTCCGCCACGCTCGCCTCCACGGGCGTGCGCTCCGTCTTCCTGCACCCCACCGAGGCGGCGCATGGAGACCTGGGCCGGGTGAGCCGGGGCGATGTCATCCTCGCGCTGTCCAACAGCGGCACCACGGAAGAGCTGGTGCGGCTGCTGCCCTCCTTCAAGCGGCTGGGCGCGCCCATCATCGCCCTCACCGGGGACGCGGAGAGCCCGCTCGCGCGAGGCGCGGACGTGGTGCTGGACATCGGCCGCATCGAGGAGGCGTGCCCCATGGGCCTGGTGCCCACCGCGTCCACCGCCGCCCTGCATGCCCTGGGAGACGCGCTCACCATGGCCGTGCTGCGCGCCCGCTCCTTCAGCTCCGCCGAGTACGCCCTGCTCCACCCCGCCGGCAAGATTGGCCGCGCCGTCATGCGCGTGGCCGAGCTGATGCGCTCGGGCCCCGCCAACCCGCTCGTGCGCGACACCGCGAAGCTGTCCGAGGCCGTGGTGGTGATGACCAATACCCCTGGCCGGCCCGGTGCCACCAACGTCGTGGACCGCCAGGGCAGGCTCGTGGGCATCTTCACGGACGGAGACCTGCGCCGGCTCGTCGAGCAGGGCCACACGGACTTCGAGCGGCCCCTGCGCGAGGTGATGGGCAAGCGGCCCCGGTGCGTGGGCCCCGAGGTACTGGTGCTCGAGGCCACCCGGCTCATGCGCGAGGCGCGCGTGGACCAGTTGCCCGTGGTGGACGCCGAGGGCAAGGCCGTGGGCCTGCTCGACGTGCAGGATCTGCTGGCCGCCCGGTCCTTCTAGGTCAGTTCGCCTTCGCGCCGAGCGCCGCCACGAGCCGGTCCGCCTGCTCGCGGATGTGGGGCTCCCGGCTGGCCTGGGCCCGCTGGGCGTGGGTGAGCGCCCGCGCCGCGTCGCTGTTCATCAGCGCGAGCGCCAGATTGAGGTTCGCGCCCGGATCCTCGGGATGGGCCACCAGGACGCGCTCCATCACCACTCGCGCCGCGTCCGCGCCTCCCGGCTGGGACAGGTGCAGCACGGCCAGGTCATTGGCGGGACCGAGCGCGGTGGGCGCCAGGGCCACCGCCTCCTCCAGCAGGCGCTGGGCCTCGGCGTCATCGCCCTGCTTGCGCCGCGCCTTGGCCAGGGCCTGGCGCACGTCCGGGGAGTCGGGCGCCTTGCCCAGGGCCTCGCGCAGCACGGGCTCGGCCTCGTCGGCCTTGTTGCCCACCAGCAGCGACAGGCCATGCAGGTAGATGGCGTCCACGCTCGCCGGCAGCAGCAGGCGCAGCTCGACGGCGGCGCGCTGGGCCTCGTCCGCGGCCCCGGAGATGAGGCACAGGGAGGCGAACTCCCGGAACAAGCTCGGCTCCCGGGGCGCCCGGAGGATGGCCTGGCGCAGGGACTCCATCGCCGCGCCCACCTGCCCCTTGTGCGTCTGGACCCGCGAGGCCAGCACCAGCGGCAGGTGCTCGGAATGGGAGGCCGCCGCGGCCTCCTGGTAGCGCTTGAGCGCCTCATCCAGGCGCTTCTGCCCCTGGAGCGCCATGCCCAGGTAGGTGAGGACCTGGGTGTTGTTCGGCTGCGCGCGCGCGGCCCGCTCCAGCTCGACGGTCGCGGCCTCGTGACGGCCCGCCGAGAGCAGGGCCCGGCCATGGTTGAGCCACTCGAAGAAGCCCGCGTTGGGCTGGGAGGCGAGCGTGCCCAGCAGCTCCAGCGCGGACGCATTGCCCTCCTCGGCCTCCAGCCGCGCCAGGTGACTCAGGGCCTCGGGGTGCGTGGGATTCAGTTCCACCAGGCGGCCCAGCACCACCCGCGCCGCCTTGTCGTCGTACTGGGCGAGCCGCACCCGCGCCAGCCCCAGCAGCGCCTGGCCATTGTGGGGCTCCTGGGCGAGGGCCTTGTCGAACTCACGAGCCGCTTCCTTGAGACGACCCTGCTTCATGAGCCGCACCGCGGCGGCGACCAGCTTGGAGACGGCCATGCGACCGTCCACGCTAACACGAGCGCTCCGGGTTGGCGCCGCGATAGCGTGGCGCCATGAAAGTCGCCCTCCTCGATGACTACCAGCGGGTCGCCCTGACGTTCGCCGACTGGAGCCGCCTGCCCCCTGGCACCGAGCTCGTGGTGTTCGATCAACCCATGCCGGACCCCGAGGCCGTGGCCAAGGCCCTCGAGCCCTTCGACGTCATCGTCGCCATGCGCGAGCGCACGCCCTTCCCCGCCGCGCTCCTGCACTGGCTGCCCCGGCTGCGGCTGCTCGTCACCACCGGCTCGCGCAACGCGTCCATCGATCTGGAGGCCTGCCGGGCCCGCGACATCACCGTATGTGGTACCGGCGCCACCGGCACGCCCACCGCGGAGCTCACCTGGGGCCTCATCCTCGCGCTCCTCAAGCGCATCCCCGAGGAGGATCGGGCGCTGCGCGCGGGGCGGTGGCAGACGGGCCTCACCACGGGGCTGGAGGGCAAGCGGCTGGGACTCGTGGGGCTCGGCCGGCTCGGCACGCAGGTGGCGCGCGTGGGACGGGCGTTCGGCATGGACGTGGTGGGCTGGAGCCCGAACCTCACCGACGAGCGGGCCCAGGCGGCGGGCGCGCGCCGGGTGGAGAAGGCCGAGCTGTTCGCCACCTCGGACGTCATCAGCCTGCACCTCGTGCTCGGCGAGCGCACGCGCGGCATCGTCGGCGCCGAGGAGTTGAACGCGATGAAGCCCGAGGCCTGCTTCATCAACACCTCCCGGGCGGGGCTGGTGGACGAGGAGGCCTTGTTGCACGTGCTGCGAGAGGGGCGCATCGCCGGAGCCGGACTGGATGTGTTCTCCACCGAGCCCCTGCCCGCCGATCACCCGCTCACGAGCCTGCCCCACGTCGTGCTGACGCCCCACCTGGGCTACGTGACGCGGGAGAACTACGCGGTCTTCTACCGCGACGCGCTGGAGGACATTCTCGCGTGGCGGGCCGGCGCCCCGGTGCGGCTGCTCACCTGAGCGCCTGGAGCCCGCCCGCTACGGCTTGGGCTTCTCGTCGGTGTTCTGTCCGGCGACGATCCGCCACTGGCCATCCACGCGCTGCATCACGTACTTCATCTGGGTGCGCAGCAGGCCCGGCTCGGTGGCCTGCACGCCCGGAGGCAGGCCCTGGTACTGGGTCACCTGGTGGGTGGTGTCCACCACGGCCACGTCTTCCCCGAGGAACACCAGCTTGCGCACCGTCACCTCGGCGTGGCTGCCCTTGAAGATGGTGTTGAAGATGGCGGCGTGACGCTGCGCGATCTCCTCGCGTCCCGTGAAGACGGTTCCCACGATGTTGACGAAATCCGCGTCCGGAATGTAGTCGGCGGTCCAGGCCGTCGCGTCCTGGCGGTTCCACGCCTCGGTCTGCACGGCCACCAACTGGCGGATGGCCAGCTCGTCCTGGGCATGATCGGCATGCGCGCACGCCGTGAACACCAACGACAGCACCACGATGGACGCGGCGCGAAGAATACGTGACATGAGGCTTTCCCTCCCGGGGGGCAATCGGGTCCCGGAAACGAAAGCCTGCCACAGCCAAGTTCGTCGCTACGGCTCCAACTTGGCCTGAAGCGACGCGCGGGCCGCGTAGTCCGGCGCGGAGGCCGCCAGCTTCGCCCATAGCGCCTTGGCGCCGCGCGTGTCGCCCTTCGACTTGAGCGTTTCACCGAGCTGGTCCACGGCCGCCGGATCCGAGCTGACCGCCACACCCCACACGCGGTCCGCCGTGGGCTTGCCCAGGCCCACGAGCGTCCAGGCCAGGCCCGCCTTCACCCGTCCGTCCGGTCGCAGCGGCATCACCTGCCGGTAGGCGGCCAGCGCCTCGTCGTAGCGCCCGTGCGCGAGCAGGTCCTCGCCCTGCTCCACCGTCTGCGTGAGCTGGGCCTCGAGCTCCGGCGTGTGCTCGACGTTCTGCATCGCCTGCATCGTCTCCTGGGAGATCGTGGGCGCCGCCGTGTTGTCACCGCCCGAGCCCGCGCCCGGAGCCGCGGCGCCCTGCATGGGGCCTCGCGCCATCAGGGGCGACTGGTGCTGGAGGTCGAGCTTGGTGGCGCGGATGCGGCGATCCTCGGCGCGCGTGGCTTGCCACTTCGTCATGCCCCCGGCCTTCTCCACCTCGCCCACCATGCGCGCCAGCTTGTTCGCCAGCGGCGTGCGCGGCGAGCCCGGGTGCGCCATGGCGAAGGCCTCGAAGCCCTCGCGCGCGGTGTGCAGCGCCTTCACGTCCTCGCCCCGCGTCTCGTAGAGCAGGGCCGAGCGGCCAAAGAGCGCGTCCGCGTTCGAGGGCGCCACCTCCAGCACCCCCTCGAACACCTTCAACGCCCCAGGCGCGTCACTCGTCAGCATCAGGGCGTTGGCGCGCATCACCTCCACGTCCAGCACCGGCTCGAGCGCCGCGCGCGCACAGGCCACGGCGCCCGCCGTGTCCCCCTTCTTCGCGCGCTCCGCGGCCACCTTCGCCAT from Melittangium boletus DSM 14713 includes the following:
- a CDS encoding DMT family transporter, with product MSATVPLESPVSPASERLQADGMMLLVTALWGGTFVMVKDALGHGDPFSFLALRFCLGAMTLTAMARRRMLSRRTLLRGGLLGVFLFLGFAFQTWGLVSTPPSRSAFITGLYVVLVPLLGWALFRRRPPFTLWLGAGMALMGLYTLSGADLGMGLTSGDGLTLGGALAYAFHILFTERLAPKKDVVALVAVQLWMVSLLSALCLPFTGARVEWTPSFVGAVLFCGLVASALALSMQAWAQARTTAVRVALICCLEPVLAGLYSVALGYETLGEREWVGGGLIVLGVVVAEVSGQLWARLRPSRVPQPE
- a CDS encoding cytochrome c oxidase assembly factor Coa1 family protein — its product is MNTTSESPMAPQKSWWGRNWPWVIPVGCLGLLLSCGCLGALFAGLALKSFSDTPVFTESVARAKQSPEVREALGEPIETSWLGQQMNIKTHNDEGLAQLTIPLKGPRGEGLLRVKATKTDGTWRFQTLRVDVPDHAPIDLLDTPSDEPPELSEPPSSRPDLPQVEPLPEEDEEPPAPSEQEIDL
- a CDS encoding helix-turn-helix domain-containing protein codes for the protein MFQRAQALLLVAEGHTLAQAAHVTGLSRPTVYFWLKRYVQQRRVEALHDGPRRGRPPAADCIGPEQILLELSSPPSDWGYSTHTWTVALLAGHLERRYGCPINPRTLRRRMKAMGLRWKRPRYVFSEKAPHLPQKKERLSVG
- a CDS encoding IS630 family transposase, coding for MPESAVFLFEDETFLRQFPPLRAAWAPRGEQARVPITGQNAKRVLFGALNPLTGHRVVLQRPSLRQEDFQAFLRLLRAHYPGRPLFLLLDKAGCHTAARTLQLTARLDIHLLWLPKQWSELNAMDHLWRGLKQHVASNRQYPTVDAQAQDAEDWVLDLSPRQALRKAGVLSRRFWLRSFL
- a CDS encoding electron transfer flavoprotein subunit alpha/FixB family protein; translation: MSIVLIVAEQQPDGHLRKATLNAVSAGKQLADKAGAELHLVLLSKDPSKVAEELKGLGAKVVHTAAAGEFEHYLAETYAPAIAELATSLNASYVGMASTAQGKDLLPRVAARLKAAMATDVMGFGGAGADITFHRPMWAGNVFAEVKLSTPVKVFTLRPTEFPAAATGQGAAEHKTFSPKVESGKTKFVSFNEVKSARPELTEARVVVSGGRGTKGDFKEIEALADLLNGAVGASRAVCDAGWVPNDLQVGQTGKVVAPQLYIAAGISGAIQHLAGMKSSKTIVAINKDAEAPIFQVADYGLVDDLFKVLPALREAVAKIKG
- a CDS encoding electron transfer flavoprotein subunit beta/FixA family protein, whose amino-acid sequence is MKILVTAKRVEDPESKIKVKPDGSDIVKEGLKYKINPFDEIGVEEALRLVAKHGGEVVVVSIGGKEVQEQLRHALAMGATRAVWVNHAGALDQMGVAALLQKVADKEKPDLVILGKQSIDDDQNQVGQYLAEYLGWGQATFASKVESLESEQEKSKTPALHVAADGKSVRVVREVDNGLATVECTLPAIVTTDLRLNLPRYASLPGIMKAKSKPIEELTPEKLGADVAPKIQVLKLASPPARKAGIKVPDVATLVDKLRNEAKAL
- a CDS encoding acyl-CoA dehydrogenase family protein is translated as MDFQLSDSQRALQDMARKFAREVMRPKAAHHDETSEFPRAIIASAWENGLLNMNLPESCGGLGLSHLDQLLAYEELAWGCSGMATSITANDLANLPIVVGASEEQKKRLLTPFTQEFKLAAFCLTEPEAGSDVANMGTTAVRDGDHYVLNGSKCFITNGGHADQYTVFATVDKAKKHKGITCFVVEGRPKGLTAGKHENKMGQRASDTVALTFEDVRVPVANRIGEEGEGFRIAMETLDNSRPITAIMSVGIARAALEYSLEYSAQRKTFGKPIREHQAIQFMLADMAMNTHAARLLCHQSAWLLDEGQKNTLLSSYAKCFAADMAMKVATDAVQVYGGYGYIKEYPVEKLMRDAKLIQIYEGTSQVQRLVIAKELFK
- the fsa gene encoding fructose-6-phosphate aldolase translates to MKFFIDTADIKEIRTAYDMGCVDGVTTNPSLLAKAGRGLEETIREICSIVDGPVSAECVSEKADELVKEGRGLAKIHSNVVVKVPMGVEGMKAVKTLTAEGIKTNVTLCFSANQALLAAKAGATYISPFVGRLDDISQDGMELIAHIIEIYQNYDFQTQVLVASVRNPVHVLQAARMGADVATLPFSVIKQLAQHPLTDAGIAKFLADWEKVPKAAKP